The Chloroflexota bacterium DNA window GACCTCCGAGCCAGGTGGCGGTCTGGAAAAAGGAAAGGTCTGTATAAAAGGGAATTCCAAAAGTCAGGAGCCCGGCAACAGCATGAAGGGAAACGGAAAGGAGAAGGAAATACCAGAAATAGCAGTGAACATTATAGTACTAGGGTCTTTGCCTCTGGGGGAGCTTCGCCCTGCACACCTGAAAAGCCTCTATCTATCCCTGGGCAAGGCCCGGGCTGAGGGGGAGAAGGGCCTCAGCCCAAACTCTATATCCCTGGTTCACCGGGTCCTGCACAAGGCCCTTGAGGATGCGGTGAAGGCCGAGTTGGTAGTACACAATGCGGCCTCGGCGGTGAGCGCCCCCCGCCCAGGCAGGCATGAGGCTAGAATCCTCTCCCCATGCGAGGTGCCCCTCTTTCTGGAGACTGCCAGGAGGAGCCGATATTATATCATCCTTCTGCTGGCCCTCCATACAGGGATGCGCCGTTCAGAACTCTTGGGCTTGCGATGGAAGGATATCGATCTGGACATGGCCTCACTTTCCGTTTCCCAGGTGGTCCTGGGGTTGGCAGGCGGGAAGCTTCATTTCTCAGAGCCCAAGACAGCCAAGGGTAGGCGGCAGATAGCATTAACCCCCACATCAGTCCTGACTCTCAGAGGACATAAAGAGAAAGCGGAGGCCGACAGGAAGATGCTTGGCTTGCCATTGACGGATGATGACTTAGTATTCGCCCGCCCCGATGGGAGCCCGGAGAGGCCAACGAGGGTGACGGAAGCCTTCAGATGGCTTGCCAGGAAGATGGGCCTCCGGGGAATGCGCTTCCATGACCTACGCCACACACACGCCAGCCTCATGCT harbors:
- a CDS encoding site-specific integrase, whose translation is MKGNGKEKEIPEIAVNIIVLGSLPLGELRPAHLKSLYLSLGKARAEGEKGLSPNSISLVHRVLHKALEDAVKAELVVHNAASAVSAPRPGRHEARILSPCEVPLFLETARRSRYYIILLLALHTGMRRSELLGLRWKDIDLDMASLSVSQVVLGLAGGKLHFSEPKTAKGRRQIALTPTSVLTLRGHKEKAEADRKMLGLPLTDDDLVFARPDGSPERPTRVTEAFRWLARKMGLRGMRFHDLRHTHASLMLAQGIHPKVVQERLGHATIGITLDTYSHVVPGLQEAAARRFEGLVSNPLAKPSEGQEGLYLLGAGLESTERATTPH